In Salmo salar chromosome ssa03, Ssal_v3.1, whole genome shotgun sequence, a single genomic region encodes these proteins:
- the cd2b2 gene encoding CD2 antigen cytoplasmic tail-binding protein 2 yields MSKRKVTFGDGDGGELLDEDVPKKKLCEDVVGPGSRFKGKHSLDSDEEDEEDDGDKSSKYNILASDDVEGQEGATIDCDEGVPITPFNLDEEMQEGHFDSEGNYYVKKDEEIRDNWLDNIDWVKIREQPTKRKKKGLAAKRRRRVEDEDEAEEEKQREEKQADGDEEEDMEEEKEPVEDPLASYSQHQLTEAVLELLLPGETVAAGLRRLGGLGGRKKGKQREENGKAEETNRDTEKLDRLTALADRLVGSGVFEIYQQTYEKLAYTLKGKSQQQSVGKSKNGEEEEDELDMFADKIDEKHSVKAPDKEDQDDETVSDEVMWEYKWDTEENSELYGPFSSQQMQGWVDEGYFKDGVYCRRIEQGSAQFYNSKRLDFDLYT; encoded by the exons ATGTCAAAAAGGAAAGTCACGTTTGGGGACGGCGATGGTGGAGAGTTGTTGGATGAGGACGTTCCAAAGAAAAAG TTATGTGAGGACGTGGTTGGGCCGGGCTCCAGGTTCAAAGGAAAACATTCTCTGGACAGTGACGAGGAGGACGAGGAAGATGATGGAGATAAGAGCAGCAAATACAACATATTGGCCAGTGACGATGTGGAAG GTCAGGAGGGGGCAACAATTGACTGTGACGAGGGAGTTCCCATCACACCCTTTAATCTGGATGAGGAGATGCAAGAAGGGCACTTTGACTCTGAAGGAAACTACTACGTCAAAAAGGATGAGGAGATCAGGGACAACTGGCTTGACAACATTGACTGG GTGAAAATAAGAGAGCAACCTACTAAACGAAAGAAGAAAGGTCTGGCAgccaagaggaggaggagagtggaggatgaAGATGAGGCAGAAGAAGAGAAACAGCGAGAGGAGAAGCAGGCAGACGGTGACGAAGAGGAAGACATGGAAGAAGAAAAGGAGCCAGTTGAGGACCCCCTGGCATCCTACAGCCAGCATCAGCTCACAGAGGCTGTGTTGGAGCTGCTATTACCTGGGGAGACTGTTGCCGCAGGGCTTCGCCGGCTTGGAGGCCTAGGTGGGCGTAAGAAGGGAAAGCAGAGGGAAGAGAACGGGAAAGCAGAAGAAACAAATAGGGATACCGAAAAATTGGACAGGCTCACGGCACTGGCAGACAGACTGGTTGGGAGTGGGGTGTTTGAAATATACCAGCAGACGTATGAAAAACTGGCCTACACACTGAAAGGGAAGAGCCAGCAGCAATCAGTAGGGAAGAGTAAAAatggggaggaggaagaagatgaGCTTGACATGTTTGCAGACAAAATTGACGAGAAGCACAGTGTCAAAGCTCCGGACAAAGAGGATCAGGATGATGAGACAG TGAGTGATGAGGTGATGTGGGAGTATAAATGGGACACAGAGGAGAATTCTGAACTCTACGGCCCCTTCAGCAGTCAGCAGATGCAG GGTTGGGTGGATGAGGGCTATTTCAAAGATGGTGTTTACTGCAGGAGGATTGAACAGGGAAGCGCTCAGTTCTACAATTCCAAGAGACTAGACTTTGATCTTTACACATGA
- the LOC106601591 gene encoding sesquipedalian-1: MKIHEKILTHYLSCTSPIDKEGYLYKKKERTSSYQKRWFVLKANLLFYQERPADRHLLGVIVLEGCAVQRCESEGGLFPFSMVFRGSGLKTYRLAAEDQLGQESWVKVLLTASHCYLSLLVRDLGKQYEEAKRQAGPAESHQRTTVTGPGSMCLTQSMTYLNSCSSSFLMPGPVRREGGSHSASNVLQAPPIPSKVMNKRSPKHWPKRNAHVTPINGPAPPYGEWPQVDFDPLEDFTKLHDYYGEEVMQLRADWLRRRQEEEEHIEEDLIDLSEH; this comes from the exons ATGAAGATCCATGAGAAGATTTTAACCCATTACCTGTCCTGCACCTCACCGATAGATAAAGAAGGATATCTCTACAAAAAG AAAGAGAGGACCTCCTCCTACCAGAAGCGCTGGTTTGTCCTGAAAGCCAATCTGCTGTTCTACCAGGAGCGTCCGGCAGATCGACACCTGCTGGGGGTTATTGTCCTAGAGGGCTGTGCTGTCCAGCGCTGTGAGTCTGAAGGAGGATTGTTTCCCTTCTCCATGGTGTTCAGAGGTTCAGGGCTGAAAACCTACAGGCTTGCTGCTGAGGACCAGCTGGGCCAGGAGAGCTGGGTCAAAGTCCTGCTCACAGCCAGCCACTGCTACCTTTCACTGctggtcagagacctggggaaGCAGTACGAAG AAGCTAAACGCCAAGCTGGACCTGCTGAATCCCATCAACGAACCACTGTGACTGGTCCAGGCTCAATGTGCCTTACCCAATCCATGACTTACCTGAACTCatgctcctcctccttcctcatgcCAGGACCagtgaggagagaagggggaagcCACAGTGCCAGTAATGTATTACAAGCCCCTCCAATCCCCAGCAAAGTGATGAATAAGAGGTCCCCTAAGCATTGGCCCAAGAGAAACGCACATGTCACACCGATAAATGGACCAGCACCACCATATGGGGAATGGCCACAAGTGGACTTTGATCCTCTAGAGGATTTCACCAAGCTACATGATTACTATGGAGAGGAGGTGATGCAGCTGAGAGCTGATTGGctgaggaggaggcaggaggaagaggagcacaTTGAGGAGGATCTCATTGACCTGAGTGAACACTGA
- the mlc-2 gene encoding myosin regulatory light chain 2: MAPKKAKRRGAAAEGGSSNVFSMFEQSQIQEYKEAFTIIDQNRDGIISKDDLRDVLASMGQLNVKNEELEAMVKEASGPINFTVFLTMFGEKLKGADPEDVIVSAFKVLDPEATGFIKKEFLQELLTTQCDRFSAEEMKNLWAAFPPDVAGNVDYKQICYVITHGEEKEE, from the exons ATG GCACCCAAGAAGGCCAAGAGGAggggagcagcagcagagggCGGTTCCTCCAACGTGTTCTCCATGTTTGAGCAGAGCCAGATCCAGGAGTACAAGGAG GCTTTCACAATCATTGACCAGAACAGAGACGGTATCATCAGCAAGGATGACTTGAGGGACGTGCTGGCCTCAATGG GCCAGTTGAATGTGAAGAATGAGGAGCTGGAAGCCATGGTCAAGGAGGCCAGCGGCCCCATCAACTTCACCGTCTTCCTCACCATGTTTGGAGAGAAGCTCAAGG GTGCTGATCCCGAGGATGTCATCGTTAGTGCTTTCAAGGTCCTGGACCCCGAGGCTACCGGTTTCATCAAGAAGGAATT ccttcAGGAGCTCCTGACCACTCAGTGCGACAGGTTCTCTGCAGAGGAG atGAAGAACCTGTGGGCTGCCTTCCCCCCAGATGTGGCCGGCAACGTAGACTACAAGCAAATCTGCTACGTAATCACACacggagaggagaaggaggagtaa
- the LOC106601593 gene encoding TBC1 domain family member 10B, producing MAEISALIPSPPAIGDTHAAPSFSIPSTAPAPPSSTTPEPPKENPIPKSSLYGDKASLTLTVPGETLPSHPPSPKSPKRGGRGPPPSPPKRVSSALTPETPVPPPLIPPERPAPLPVVALDSPAIPPVDVALRQREGVTEAGASPVLAVKQEVSNPGGKELLNAPSEGPTQARSEQEVQGVTQQTTSPSSCLNLTPNLYPSVHVTVNTNPATDYAQPQSMVDTPPPPAPTYTPPPPDSTQTAAAAAPEAQNPQPPEESQNPHPNPQPPPKLDTPSLSPIPETSSQSPRRAELPNTPSRAGHPSPPVIQEPVSLSLPYPRAPAPDTLSYLESASMMSGTLESLSGLGEDGSSIGSDSEINGLAVRRTDKYGFLGGTQYSEGRWACDKDIRVDVARQRELKWLDMFNNWDKWVSRRFQKVKLRCRKGIPSSLRAKAWQLLSNSKELLDSNPGKFEELEREQGDPKWLDIIEKDLHRQFPFHEMFAARGGHGQQDLYRVLKAYTVYRPEEGYCQAQAPVAAVLLMHMPAEHAFWCLVQICETYLPGYYSAGLEAIQLDGEIFFSLLRRVCPMAYRHLKKFKIDPILYMTEWFMCVFSRTLPWSCVLRVWDMFFCEGVKIVFRVGLVLLKQMLGSVDKLREVQGMYETMERLRNIPPESVREDLLVQEVVSLAVTEALIERECSIQVRKWRESRGELTHQPVRRLHGTRDIHEHKRRASAISSGGSFSFLGSIPPPGPLRASSSLLSLPGFRKSKTPFRSQKKGSFSGASGMEAMQRQNPSAAASSPPGGPAHKPPMSSGSVARAPASQSPLVGSGPGPSSGPAQTSAQSQPGASASVHHTPPNTLSPKVTSEQITPTIPSPTANNTPLPPFPDGGRGGAATGGEDDRKKKSKEDKKKEKEEEKRKEKEKKKDKADKESQKKEKERAEKEKKKEKGGKK from the exons ATGGCCGAAATCTCCGCCCTAATCCCCTCACCTCCAGCAATAGGTGACACACATGCTGCCCCCTCTTTCTCCATACCCTCTACTGCCCCCGCTCCTCCAAGCAGCACCACCCCAGAGCCCCCTAAGGAGAACCCCATCCCCAAGTCCTCTCTGTACGGTGACAAAGCTTCTCTGACATTAACTGTACCAGGAGAGACGCTTCCTTCTCACCCTCCTTCTCCCAAGTCTCCcaagaggggggggagaggaCCTCCACCGAGTCCCCCCAAACGCGTCTCATCAGCGTTAACTCCAGAGACTCCAGTGCCCCCACCTCTAATACCCCCAGAGAGACCTGCCCCCTTACCTGTAGTAGCCCTAGATTCTCCTGCCATCCCACCTGTAGATGTAGCATTgcggcagagggagggagtgacgGAGGCAGGGGCCAGCCCAGTGTTGGCTGTAAAGCAGGAAGTGAGTAACCCAGGGGGCAAGGAGCTGTTAAATGCCCCCTCAGAGGGCCCGACACAGGCCCGCAGTGAGCAAGAGGTACAGGGGGTAACACAGCAGACTACCAGCCCCTCCTCTTGTCTTAATCTCACTCCTAATCTCTACCCCAGTGTTCATGTCACTGTGAACACTAATCCTGCTACTGATTATGCTCAGCCTCAGTCTATGGTGGACACTCCCCCTCCTCCTGCCCCCACTTACACTCCCCCTCCTCCAGACTCCACCCAAACAGCAGCAGCTGCAGCCCCTGAAGCACAAAATCCTCAGCCACCAGAAGAAAGCCAAAACCCTCACCCAAACCCTCAACCTCCTCCCAAACTGGACACCCCCAGCCTGTCTCCCATACCTGAGACCTCAAGCCAATCTCCCCGAAGGGCAGAGCTACCCAACACCCCCTCCAGAGCAGGGCACCCCAGCCCTCCAGTGATCCAGgaacctgtctccctctccctgccctaCCCCAGAGCCCCAGCCCCAGACACCCTCAGCTACCTGGAGTCAGCCAGCATGATGTCAGGGACCCTGGAGTCTCTGTCTGGCCTGGGGGAGGATGGAAGCTCTATCGGGTCAGACTCAGAGATCAACGGCCTGGCTGTCAGACGCACTGACAAATATGGCTTCCTCGGCGGGACCCAGTACAGCGAGGGCAGGTGGGCATG TGATAAGGACATCAGAGTTGATGTAGCACGGCAGAGAGAGCTGAAATGGCTGGACATGTTCAACAATTGGGACAAATGGGTCTCAAGACGCTTCCAAAAG gtgaagTTGCGCTGTAGGAAGGGGATCCCCTCTTCTCTCAGGGCTAAAGCCTGGCAGCTGCTCTCCAACAGCAAGGAGCTCCTGGACTCCAACCCCGGCAAGTTTGAG GAgttggagagggagcagggagaccctAAATGGTTGGACATTATAGAGAAGGACCTGCATAGACAGTTCCCCTTCCATGAGATGTTTGCTGCTCGCGGTGGACACGG GCAGCAGGATCTGTACCGGGTACTGAAAGCCTACACAGTGTACAGACCTGAAGAGGGATACTGCCAGGCCCAGGCCCCGGTGGCTGCTGTCCTGCTCATGCACATGCCTGCTGAG CATGCCTTCTGGTGTCTGGTGCAGATCTGTGAGACGTACCTGCCTGGATACTATAGTGCTGGATTG GAAGCAATCCAGTTGGATGGAGAGATCTTCTTCTCTCTGCTACGTCGTGTCTGTCCCATGGCCTACCGTCACCTGAAGAAGTTTAAGATCGACCCCATTCTCTACATGACCGAGTGGTTCATGTGTGTCTTCTCACGCACCCTGCCGTGGTCCTGTGTGCTACGTGTGTGGGACATGTTCTTCTGTGAGG GAGTGAAGATAGTGTTCCGTGTGGGCCTGGTGCTGCTCAAGCAGATGCTTGGCTCGGTGGATAAACTGCGGGAGGTCCAGGGCATGTACGAAACCATGGAGCGCCTCAGGAACATCCCACCTGAGTCTGTCAGAGAGGACCTATTGGTGCAGGAG gtgGTGTCCCTGGCGGTGACCGAGGCTCTGATTGAGAGGGAGTGCAGTATTCAGGTAAGGAAGTGGAGGGAGTCCAGGGGCGAACTGACCCACCAGCCTGTCCGAAGGCTCCACGGGACACGGGACATCCACGAGCACAAGCGTCGGGCCTCCGCCATCAGCTCCGGGGGTAGCTTCTCCTTCCTGGGGTCCATCCCCCCTCCAGGGCCCCTCAgggcctcctccagcctgctctccctccctggctTCCGCAAGTCCAAAACCCCCTTCCGCTCTCAGAAGAAGGGCTCCTTCTCTGGGGCCTCTGGGATGGAGGCCATGCAGCGACAGAACCCCTCAGCGGCAGCTTCAAGCCCACCCGGAGGCCCCGCCCACAAACCACCCATGTCTAGTGGCTCTGTAGCTAGGGCGCCTGCCTCTCAGAGTCCTTTGGTTGGGTCTGGTCCAGGCCCCTCTTCTGGCCCAGCCCAGACCTCAGCACAGAGCCAGCCTGGTGCCTCAGCCTCAGTACACCATACACCACCCAACACCCTCTCCCCCAAAGTCACCTCTGAGCAGATCACACCCACCATCCCATCACCCACCGCTAACAACACGCCTCTGCCCCCGTTCCCagacggagggagaggaggagcagctacaggaggagaggatgaCAGGAAGAAGAAGAGCAAGGAAGAcaagaagaaagagaaggaggaggagaagaggaaagagaaggagaagaagaaggacaaAGCAGACAAGGAGAgccagaagaaggagaaggagcggGCAGAGAAGGAGAAGAAAAAGGAGAAAGGGGGGAAGAAAtag